A DNA window from Niabella yanshanensis contains the following coding sequences:
- a CDS encoding TonB-dependent receptor: MRLAGFFLFMMLGISGYAQTIKGTLMDPVEGIAVKGVTIQLLKASDSATLKTTMSDSSGTFLFANLEPGNYVLRTTAIGFEAFARAVSLTTAEPSVDMDDVYIPKKTTTLEGVVIVASAPAVSQKGDTTQFSASQYKVNPDATVEDLIKKMPGITVGRDGTVTGQGEQVRKVTVDGKDFFGDDANMALRNLPAEVVDKIQLFDRLSDQAQLTGFDDGNTLKSINIVTRGGMRNGQFGRIFAGYGTDNTYTAGGNTSFFKGDRRFTLIGNFNNINIQNFAQQDLLGMMSGGGRGGRGGFGGGGFGGGLGGGMFFGQAGGINTTNAFGLNYSDKWGKKINVSGSYFFSNGRNVNETETFSPTITRDGRVLNLTTRNASESNSNNHRFNMRFEYKLDSSNTITYIPSWNFQDNTSRSTNYTSAIYADGDSSYISDASGNSNRNGFNIGNNLMYRRAFKKAGRSFSLSLQANFSKNDGENFNLTNIDKYEEINLPNVRDQYRTNPTNSASYSARMNFTEPLGKNGILELSYTPAKRINKRNQETFDYDGAGYTLPNIPQSNQFENTVVTHNGGFNYRLGRGRDNQLSAGFDLQYSNLYSERTRPTIGKVDQNFFAFLPNLMWNKKVGKYGNARVFYRSGTDFPSIDQLQDVIDSSSQTSIIVGNPSLQQAYNHRGTLRYIYANTKNSNSITANVSFNLIDKYISTDVVNDKGITNTTYINLDGYRNFSGLLVYAFPVRFIKSNFNITSNYSYGKTPSKYNGVTGFVTRNTFGGGVVLSSNVSEFVDFTVNYDINYTQTSSTLNNASAGQNYLQQSPGANLNLLSKSGWFFNSSIAYQNYKLENAEGVEYTLWNAAIGKKFLSKKQAELKLSVFDILKQNNNFSQTLNNFNLIQTTTTRVLQQYFMLTFTYSLRNFGKANTAAPGGDWRGGSSPFPGRPQGGPPSFRGQ, translated from the coding sequence ATGAGACTTGCTGGATTTTTCTTGTTTATGATGCTTGGCATTAGCGGATATGCGCAAACTATAAAAGGTACTTTGATGGATCCTGTGGAAGGGATTGCGGTAAAGGGCGTAACAATTCAGTTACTGAAAGCTTCAGACAGTGCTACGCTGAAGACAACAATGTCCGATTCTTCGGGCACCTTCCTGTTTGCTAACCTCGAACCGGGTAATTATGTGTTAAGGACAACAGCAATAGGCTTCGAAGCGTTTGCCAGGGCTGTTTCATTAACAACGGCCGAGCCATCGGTTGATATGGATGATGTTTATATACCCAAAAAAACAACAACACTGGAAGGAGTGGTCATAGTAGCGAGTGCGCCGGCAGTAAGTCAGAAGGGCGATACCACCCAGTTTAGTGCATCTCAGTATAAAGTAAATCCCGATGCTACCGTTGAGGATCTCATTAAAAAAATGCCGGGTATAACGGTAGGCAGGGATGGAACGGTAACAGGGCAGGGGGAGCAGGTCAGGAAAGTAACCGTTGACGGTAAGGACTTTTTTGGCGATGATGCCAATATGGCCTTACGGAACCTGCCTGCAGAAGTAGTAGATAAAATACAGCTTTTTGACCGGCTAAGCGATCAGGCACAGCTTACCGGGTTTGATGACGGCAATACCCTGAAGTCTATCAACATTGTTACGCGCGGAGGCATGCGCAACGGGCAGTTCGGGCGCATTTTTGCGGGCTATGGTACCGATAATACTTATACCGCCGGAGGAAATACCAGCTTCTTTAAAGGCGACCGGCGTTTTACCCTCATCGGGAATTTCAACAATATTAATATTCAAAATTTTGCACAGCAGGATTTATTGGGTATGATGAGCGGCGGTGGACGCGGTGGACGTGGCGGATTTGGTGGAGGAGGCTTTGGCGGCGGTTTGGGTGGCGGTATGTTTTTTGGCCAGGCCGGCGGCATCAATACTACCAATGCATTCGGTTTGAATTACTCCGACAAATGGGGTAAGAAAATAAATGTAAGCGGTTCTTACTTTTTCTCGAATGGAAGAAATGTAAATGAAACCGAGACCTTTTCACCTACAATTACCCGGGACGGAAGGGTATTGAATCTTACCACCAGAAACGCTTCTGAGTCTAATAGTAACAATCACCGGTTCAATATGAGGTTTGAGTATAAACTCGATTCGAGCAATACGATTACATATATCCCCAGCTGGAACTTCCAGGATAATACCAGCCGCTCCACGAATTATACTTCGGCTATCTATGCCGATGGGGATAGCTCTTACATCAGCGATGCCTCCGGCAATTCCAACCGAAATGGTTTTAATATCGGGAATAACCTGATGTATCGCCGCGCTTTCAAAAAGGCAGGAAGAAGTTTCTCTTTATCATTGCAGGCTAATTTCAGTAAAAACGATGGAGAGAATTTTAATCTGACTAATATAGACAAATACGAAGAAATTAACCTGCCCAATGTGCGCGATCAGTACCGTACCAATCCAACCAACAGTGCCAGCTATTCAGCCCGTATGAATTTCACCGAACCTTTAGGCAAGAATGGTATATTGGAATTGAGCTATACACCCGCTAAACGTATTAATAAACGCAACCAGGAAACTTTTGATTATGATGGCGCCGGTTATACTTTACCTAATATACCTCAGTCCAACCAGTTTGAGAATACGGTGGTGACGCATAACGGAGGCTTTAATTACCGCCTGGGCCGCGGAAGAGATAATCAGCTTTCGGCAGGATTCGATCTCCAGTATTCAAACCTGTATAGTGAAAGGACAAGACCTACTATAGGTAAAGTGGATCAGAATTTTTTCGCTTTTCTTCCGAACCTGATGTGGAATAAAAAGGTAGGCAAATATGGCAATGCCCGCGTTTTCTATCGTTCGGGCACCGATTTTCCTTCTATAGACCAGCTGCAGGATGTTATCGATAGTTCCAGCCAAACCAGCATTATTGTGGGTAATCCCAGTTTGCAGCAGGCTTACAACCACCGTGGTACCCTGCGGTATATATATGCTAATACAAAAAATAGTAACAGTATCACGGCTAATGTATCGTTCAACCTCATCGATAAGTATATTTCTACGGATGTGGTAAATGACAAGGGTATTACTAATACGACCTATATTAACCTGGACGGATACCGTAATTTTTCCGGTTTGCTGGTGTACGCTTTTCCCGTTAGGTTCATCAAGTCAAATTTCAATATAACCAGCAATTACAGTTATGGAAAAACGCCCAGCAAGTATAACGGCGTTACGGGCTTCGTAACCCGTAATACCTTTGGCGGCGGCGTTGTGTTAAGCAGTAACGTTAGTGAATTCGTAGACTTTACAGTGAATTACGATATTAACTACACGCAAACCTCCAGTACGCTCAATAATGCGAGTGCCGGTCAAAATTATCTTCAGCAAAGTCCGGGCGCCAACCTGAACCTGCTGTCAAAATCAGGTTGGTTTTTTAATTCAAGTATTGCTTATCAAAATTATAAGCTTGAAAATGCGGAAGGGGTGGAATATACCTTGTGGAATGCCGCAATAGGTAAAAAATTCCTGTCCAAAAAACAGGCGGAGCTAAAGCTTTCTGTATTTGATATCCTAAAACAGAATAATAATTTTAGCCAGACCCTTAACAATTTTAACCTGATTCAAACAACAACAACGCGTGTGTTACAACAATATTTTATGCTGACGTTTACCTACAGCCTGCGCAACTTCGGTAAAGCTAATACTGCTGCACCAGGCGGTGACTGGAGGGGCGGGAGTAGCCCATTTCCCGGAAGGCCACAGGGAGGACCGCCATCATTCCGGGGTCAATAA
- a CDS encoding hybrid sensor histidine kinase/response regulator transcription factor — protein sequence MKSILLIKSLLISALSLVLCHPGFAQQFVFSPFERSADLNEDQIRLVNQIPDGRLIILTESSTNLYNVGSVKNIPLDTVNFLPVNDYTNNHFCYVDDKWVWIKNQRSLSILNIVSEKYEDSPGKLLQELGFSEKPKNLFLDEQKNIWLLSVNDELYCYDRGLKTVSLALPGVKVRRNNDLVNNVTSWGEQVFLIYRSGLVKCYARTDFKELYSININEQRKIASWLSFVVASGKFLYLTTDDSGGGCSLIKLDVQTRRQTALINNHKQRVNGLTFDKRGGLWVAGTEGYWYFEASAVSGQFFSGILLNDGQQVHSGVSNVFCDNQEGTWMSTNKGLYYYNPHRFSFSGFNTSFFQFRGTDDLKVFCFEEQADRLLIGTLNGIYTKDVDKNNESKIRLLVPGLRCHALFRSKSGIVWIGAEDGLYAMRPNGSVTKVLDAYAYSIMEPVPGTLVIGTSNQGLLQFEESSQRVTTLFAHSFLPDIRQVLSWNGYWVGFCNNGLFFIDPSKKVLKYANEDRSRLAADLPPDVRILVCLFADKEGLLWLGTYGGLYAWDPVSARMYRFGTPEGLVNNSIKAVIQDADHSIWVTTSKGISRIEKKRLGADYKFTIHNYNENDGVSKHAFVGRASFLSKTNQLYFGNLDGLNYLKHSIEPDTPKIPVVIFNFKLFGRPVEENMLYDGKVLLNTSLSHTGQITLNHHQNFINIQFSGLNYINPEKTYFRYRLSGVDKQWREELPGKHFGEAVYTNLAPGEYKFSVMASFDGHRWPVTAKELIISIQPPVWATIYAKILYTLLLIGILYWLVKRYNTRQKKIRSQQQAEAIEREKSRFLTNISHDLRTPLTLIITPLRSLIRSISDTEIKENLKRIESNADLLLDTVNQLLEFKKIDESGELLHASYVENLSFLSGVGLNYAQLAAEKQIDFKVNVADTAGVWLDKKKVIRMVMNLLSNAFKFTPDGGSIVLDAFVRGTDELIITVADTGIGIPASEKQAIFDRFYKARNQDEANTGSGIGLYLVKKYAELHDGYVVIDDDEQYSTVFKVALNVGRLEQKANEPASDVKKSILIVEDNNSFLTFLETELAAYYTVFTANNGKKALELAIDKQPDLIITDMMMPEMNGIDLCLSIRKNINISHTPIIMLTARASDEAQYEGYEAGADAYLVKPFDMEMLKLRIRKLMQMFLDRQKLFSTEKDVKSDTITTNALDRDLLDRALNCVNGNLANTEYTVEKFSADMHMDRTGLYRKLMALTGQSPRDFIRTIRLNKAAELLSHPNAIVSQVAEEVGFSSVSYFSKSFQEKFGVSPSQYGQ from the coding sequence ATGAAGTCAATACTGCTTATTAAATCTTTGCTGATTTCCGCATTAAGCCTGGTATTATGTCATCCCGGTTTTGCGCAGCAATTTGTTTTTTCTCCTTTTGAACGCAGCGCTGATTTAAATGAAGATCAGATCAGGTTAGTGAACCAGATACCGGACGGGAGGTTGATCATCTTGACGGAAAGTTCCACGAACTTATACAATGTAGGATCTGTAAAAAATATCCCACTCGATACCGTCAATTTTCTGCCGGTTAATGATTATACCAATAACCACTTTTGTTATGTCGATGATAAATGGGTCTGGATAAAAAATCAGCGGAGTTTAAGTATACTAAATATTGTATCTGAGAAATATGAGGATAGTCCTGGTAAACTCTTACAAGAGTTGGGCTTTTCTGAAAAGCCAAAAAATCTGTTCCTGGATGAACAAAAGAACATCTGGTTGCTATCGGTAAACGATGAACTGTATTGCTATGATCGCGGCCTTAAGACAGTAAGTCTGGCTTTGCCTGGCGTTAAAGTTCGTCGTAATAATGACCTGGTGAATAATGTAACCAGCTGGGGTGAGCAGGTTTTTCTCATTTACAGGTCGGGTCTGGTGAAGTGCTATGCACGGACTGATTTTAAGGAACTGTACTCCATCAATATTAATGAGCAAAGAAAAATTGCATCTTGGTTGAGTTTTGTGGTTGCATCCGGAAAGTTTTTGTATTTAACAACAGATGACTCTGGAGGCGGTTGCAGCCTGATAAAACTTGATGTCCAAACCCGGCGGCAGACTGCTTTGATCAATAACCATAAGCAAAGGGTGAATGGCCTTACGTTTGATAAACGTGGCGGGCTATGGGTTGCCGGTACAGAAGGTTATTGGTATTTTGAAGCCAGCGCTGTTTCGGGTCAATTCTTTTCAGGAATTCTACTTAATGACGGGCAGCAGGTGCATAGCGGCGTCTCGAATGTTTTTTGCGACAACCAGGAGGGTACGTGGATGAGCACCAACAAGGGACTATATTATTATAACCCACATAGGTTTAGCTTCTCCGGCTTTAATACATCTTTTTTTCAGTTTAGAGGAACGGACGATCTGAAAGTGTTTTGTTTTGAAGAACAGGCAGACAGGTTGCTGATAGGTACGCTGAACGGCATTTACACAAAAGATGTTGATAAGAACAATGAGTCGAAAATCAGGTTGTTGGTTCCCGGTTTAAGATGTCACGCATTATTCAGGAGTAAATCGGGCATTGTTTGGATTGGTGCCGAAGATGGTTTGTATGCCATGCGGCCCAATGGTTCTGTAACCAAAGTGCTGGATGCATATGCCTATTCAATTATGGAGCCGGTGCCGGGAACGCTGGTAATCGGGACCTCTAATCAGGGGTTATTACAATTTGAAGAGAGCTCGCAACGTGTAACAACGCTGTTTGCTCATAGTTTTTTACCTGATATAAGGCAGGTTTTAAGTTGGAACGGGTATTGGGTGGGCTTTTGTAATAACGGGTTGTTTTTTATTGATCCATCAAAAAAGGTATTAAAATATGCGAATGAAGATCGCAGTCGTTTAGCCGCAGATCTGCCGCCAGATGTGCGTATTTTGGTTTGCTTATTCGCAGATAAAGAGGGCCTTTTGTGGCTGGGCACTTATGGCGGATTGTATGCCTGGGATCCCGTGAGCGCACGGATGTATCGATTTGGCACACCCGAAGGACTGGTGAACAACAGCATTAAGGCCGTCATTCAGGATGCGGATCATTCGATATGGGTCACCACATCAAAAGGGATCAGTCGTATTGAGAAGAAACGCCTGGGGGCCGACTATAAATTTACGATCCATAATTACAACGAAAATGATGGAGTCAGCAAACATGCTTTTGTTGGAAGAGCCAGTTTTCTGTCGAAGACTAACCAGCTGTATTTTGGTAATTTGGACGGGTTGAATTATTTAAAGCATTCCATTGAGCCGGACACTCCGAAAATTCCGGTAGTTATCTTTAATTTTAAACTCTTCGGCAGACCTGTTGAAGAGAATATGTTGTATGATGGAAAGGTTTTATTGAACACCTCCTTGTCGCATACCGGTCAGATCACTTTAAATCATCATCAGAATTTTATCAATATCCAGTTTTCGGGATTAAATTATATAAATCCCGAAAAGACATACTTTAGATACCGGTTGTCGGGTGTTGATAAGCAATGGAGGGAGGAGTTGCCCGGCAAGCATTTTGGAGAAGCCGTTTATACGAACCTCGCGCCGGGCGAATACAAATTCAGTGTGATGGCAAGCTTCGACGGCCATCGTTGGCCGGTAACTGCTAAAGAGCTGATTATTTCGATTCAGCCACCGGTATGGGCAACGATTTATGCCAAAATATTGTACACACTTTTACTGATCGGTATATTATACTGGCTGGTTAAAAGATACAATACAAGGCAGAAAAAGATCAGGTCGCAGCAGCAGGCCGAAGCTATAGAAAGGGAAAAGTCACGATTTTTAACCAATATCAGCCACGATCTGAGAACACCGTTAACATTAATTATAACTCCTTTACGGTCTTTGATCCGGAGCATATCCGATACTGAAATAAAGGAAAATTTGAAGCGTATTGAAAGCAACGCCGACCTGTTATTGGACACCGTCAATCAGTTGCTGGAATTTAAGAAAATTGACGAATCGGGTGAGCTGCTCCATGCAAGCTATGTTGAGAATCTGTCATTCTTATCTGGGGTCGGACTAAATTATGCCCAGCTTGCAGCGGAGAAGCAAATTGATTTCAAAGTAAATGTAGCTGACACAGCAGGTGTTTGGCTTGATAAAAAAAAGGTGATTCGTATGGTGATGAACCTGCTATCTAATGCCTTCAAATTTACTCCTGATGGAGGAAGTATTGTATTGGATGCATTTGTGAGGGGAACGGATGAACTGATAATAACTGTAGCTGACACCGGTATTGGCATTCCCGCATCCGAAAAACAGGCAATATTTGACAGGTTTTACAAAGCCCGTAACCAGGACGAAGCGAATACCGGAAGCGGTATAGGACTTTACCTCGTTAAAAAATATGCAGAATTGCATGATGGATATGTAGTCATTGATGACGATGAGCAGTATTCAACTGTTTTCAAGGTTGCTTTAAATGTAGGACGTCTGGAGCAAAAAGCAAATGAGCCTGCTTCGGATGTTAAAAAATCCATCCTTATTGTTGAAGACAACAACTCTTTTTTGACCTTTTTAGAGACAGAATTGGCAGCCTATTATACTGTTTTTACTGCCAATAATGGTAAAAAGGCGTTGGAGCTTGCAATAGATAAACAGCCCGATCTCATCATTACTGATATGATGATGCCTGAAATGAACGGTATCGACTTGTGTTTGTCTATAAGGAAAAATATTAATATATCTCATACGCCTATTATTATGCTTACTGCCCGTGCTTCTGACGAGGCGCAATATGAAGGATATGAAGCGGGGGCAGATGCTTATCTGGTAAAACCTTTTGATATGGAGATGCTCAAATTACGTATTCGTAAGTTGATGCAGATGTTTTTAGACAGGCAAAAGCTGTTCAGCACTGAAAAAGATGTAAAATCTGACACAATCACGACCAATGCCCTTGACAGAGACCTGCTGGATCGTGCGTTAAATTGTGTAAATGGCAACCTGGCCAATACAGAATATACCGTCGAGAAATTTAGTGCTGATATGCATATGGATCGTACCGGCCTTTACAGAAAACTGATGGCTTTAACCGGGCAGTCTCCAAGAGACTTTATAAGAACCATTCGCCTCAATAAGGCTGCCGAATTATTAAGCCATCCCAATGCTATAGTAAGCCAGGTGGCAGAGGAAGTTGGCTTTAGTAGTGTCTCTTATTTTTCTAAAAGCTTCCAGGAGAAATTTGGGGTTTCTCCCAGCCAATATGGTCAATAG
- a CDS encoding LacI family DNA-binding transcriptional regulator, with protein MSNKSHITQQPQVAVFDLLNLVLSERSVGRDCKFQPAKPGRRKRSRRAIWSVGGQPAALASAGAPLGSPSARIAVLVESLSDHHTTKIISGIEVAAEKTGYEIAILNVLGKRQPLIGLDSFEGFIACCSDETAVDPDFFEKLGKPVIVVGNVENVRGAHCIKTNYQKGARLAVNHLIDQGCQNILMIAPAGNRAVDLDKYLGYRDALKDLGKNWMEPLSVSEASIEAGMNMAARMFEKGELPDGVFITNDWIAAGFVKYLKKKKDCLEAKTVVVGFGNESLCEIIEPGWSSIDFRKEVAGSTALHVLFEHLGDLQRSAGDGLTVIEPVLAIRV; from the coding sequence GTGTCAAACAAAAGCCATATCACTCAACAACCCCAAGTTGCAGTTTTTGATCTTCTCAATCTGGTACTTAGTGAACGTAGTGTTGGGAGGGACTGCAAATTTCAACCAGCCAAACCCGGGCGGCGTAAAAGAAGTCGCAGAGCCATTTGGTCAGTTGGCGGTCAACCCGCAGCTCTTGCTTCTGCCGGTGCTCCGTTAGGATCTCCATCAGCCAGAATTGCTGTATTGGTTGAAAGCCTTTCAGATCATCATACAACTAAAATTATTTCGGGTATTGAAGTGGCGGCGGAAAAAACGGGGTATGAAATTGCGATCTTAAATGTATTAGGCAAGCGGCAACCACTGATCGGCCTGGATAGTTTTGAGGGATTTATTGCCTGCTGTTCAGACGAGACCGCTGTTGATCCCGATTTCTTCGAAAAGCTCGGCAAACCTGTTATCGTGGTGGGTAATGTAGAAAATGTCAGGGGGGCTCATTGTATAAAAACCAACTATCAAAAAGGAGCCCGGCTGGCTGTCAATCATTTAATCGACCAGGGTTGTCAGAATATTTTAATGATCGCACCCGCGGGAAACAGGGCAGTCGACCTGGACAAATACCTGGGTTATCGCGATGCATTGAAAGATTTGGGGAAGAACTGGATGGAGCCGCTAAGTGTTAGTGAGGCCAGTATAGAAGCAGGAATGAATATGGCAGCCCGGATGTTTGAAAAAGGCGAACTGCCAGATGGCGTATTCATTACTAACGATTGGATAGCAGCAGGCTTTGTAAAATATTTGAAAAAAAAGAAGGACTGCCTTGAAGCAAAAACAGTTGTAGTAGGTTTTGGTAATGAGTCATTATGCGAAATCATCGAGCCTGGTTGGTCTTCAATAGATTTTCGCAAAGAGGTGGCCGGCTCAACGGCGCTACATGTTTTATTTGAGCACTTAGGTGACCTACAGCGGTCAGCCGGAGACGGGCTTACAGTAATTGAACCGGTTTTGGCAATAAGGGTTTGA